The following are from one region of the Nostoc cf. commune SO-36 genome:
- a CDS encoding histone deacetylase family protein, translating to MDLPIIYHPDYVAPLPEGHRFPMSKFRQLYELLLADGVANQEQFHTPERPQPELIELVHTPNYVQAYCEGTLDAKAQRRIGLPWSPALANRTCVAVGGTILTAKLALNQGLACNTAGGTHHAFPNYGSGFCIFNDLAIACRVLQKFGLVQKILIVDLDVHQGDGTAFIFQDDDSVFTFSMHCEVNFPGTKQNSDLDVPLPVGMEDDAYLQTLANYLADLLSKVKPDLVFYDAGVDPHIGDRLGKLALTDAGIFRREMQVLSTCMSSGYPVACVIGGGYADDMKSLVWRHSLLHRAASEVYQHYKL from the coding sequence ATGGACTTGCCAATTATCTACCACCCAGATTACGTTGCTCCCCTACCTGAAGGACATCGTTTCCCAATGTCTAAGTTCCGACAACTCTACGAATTGCTGTTAGCTGATGGTGTAGCGAATCAAGAACAATTTCATACTCCCGAACGTCCACAGCCAGAATTGATAGAGTTAGTCCATACCCCAAACTATGTTCAAGCTTACTGTGAAGGAACCTTAGATGCCAAAGCACAGCGACGCATTGGTTTGCCTTGGAGTCCAGCACTGGCGAATCGTACCTGTGTAGCGGTAGGTGGTACGATACTCACTGCGAAACTAGCCCTAAATCAGGGTTTAGCTTGTAATACGGCTGGTGGAACTCATCACGCCTTTCCCAATTATGGATCTGGTTTTTGTATTTTCAACGATTTAGCGATCGCCTGTCGCGTTTTACAAAAATTCGGACTCGTTCAAAAAATCCTCATTGTCGATTTAGATGTTCATCAAGGAGACGGCACAGCTTTTATCTTCCAAGACGACGACAGCGTTTTTACTTTCTCCATGCACTGCGAAGTCAATTTCCCCGGTACAAAACAAAACAGTGATTTGGATGTTCCTTTGCCAGTGGGAATGGAAGATGACGCATATTTACAAACTTTAGCGAATTACCTAGCAGATTTACTATCTAAAGTCAAGCCAGACTTGGTATTTTATGATGCAGGTGTTGACCCTCATATAGGCGATCGCTTGGGTAAATTAGCGCTTACAGATGCTGGGATTTTTCGCCGAGAAATGCAGGTTTTGAGTACCTGTATGAGTAGCGGTTATCCAGTCGCCTGCGTCATTGGTGGCGGTTATGCTGATGATATGAAATCTTTAGTATGGCGGCATTCATTGCTGCATCGCGCCGCTAGTGAAGTTTACCAGCATTACAAACTATAG